Proteins encoded in a region of the Ornithodoros turicata isolate Travis chromosome 3, ASM3712646v1, whole genome shotgun sequence genome:
- the LOC135388903 gene encoding chitin synthase chs-2-like — protein sequence MKTTAEGLLSDDDNSFEEDDETTPLNANYSRRNSQDAKGWDVFVVTPNEENDETISSKWVDIILKVMKVVSYFVTFVLVLGSSVLSKASLLFAASHVGRRNVPVCRNGLALERDKDHEAVLSDVEHIAWVWVLFVCLVVPELFALFRSSRICVFKSYRRPNTATFFTVLIAETLHTVGLCMLVFIVLPDLDVVKGAMLTNCVCFVPGVLGMLSRHRGEDKRALRVILDILSLGAQATGFILWPWVMGGPRSWAIPISVFLVSFRWWENFVDKRASARFVARLAEMKDDLRRSRYFTYIFISCWKILLIFACMLGFMSITLDHVLTLFSQLGSALSNHLISVVQIRRLGVLGDLPDLPTASPLDDDIQLVTSQWTPILAIVIQVLSTLLCYVCAKFACKICIQGFSFAFPVSLTVPVSVSLLIAACGIRTEDVCFFESYLPKYLFWRCPNGEFFQDLVSTQHAWIWLVWLLSQTWIAVHIWTPKCERLATTEKLFVNPMYCGALVDQSLALNRRRDDEGELKSEELTLDTHDDNDISQYYETISIHTESSGNQNSRPVSTVKTSDQIIRIYACATMWHETTEEMIQMFKSVIRMDEDQCARRNAQKYLRIVDPDYYEFEVHIFFDDAFELSDDNDQEMVVNRFVKQMVRVIDTAASNVHQCNIRLKPPKKLPTPYGGRLVWQMPGKNKLIAHLKDKSKIRHRKRWSQVMYMYYLLGHKLMELPIDVSRKAVMAENTFILALDGDINFRPHAVQLLVDLMKKNRGLGAACGRIHPVGTGPMVWYQKFEYAIGHWLQKATEHMIGCVLCSPGCFSLFRAKALMDDNVMRRYTTRSDEALHYVQYDQGEDRWLCTLLLQRGYRVEYSAASDAYTHCPEGFGEFYTQRRRWAPSTMANIMDLLGDYKRTVAINDNISFPYIVYQGMLMVGTILGPGTIFLMLVGAMVAAFKISNWISFSYNIVPILLFMLICFTTKNNIQIIVAQIMSATYALLMMAVLVGTAIQISEDGVGSPSAIFLISLSGSFFVAAVMHPQEFMCIIPGLLYFLSVPSMYLLLILYSLINLNVVTWGTRETETKKSKKDMEAERKLQEELKKKKKKGLLGLLDLSKEGDEGFSLPGLFTCMFCSNQANKEDKYHLVRISDQLDTLGKRIAGMERMLENAGHGGNSLAHQPFRRRSGGRSSRQSDAGGGLSVLNEDAVEENDDEYGSETGSLSEQLEPRQERDDLINPYWIEDKELKRGEVEYLPGAEIQFWKDLVEKYLYPIDENKQEQARIASNLKELRNRVVFAFFMLNALFILIVFLLQLNKKQLHVNWPLGVKTNITFVPDTSQVIIDKEYLQLEPIGLIFVIFFAVIMIIQFTGMLFHRFETLSHILASVELSCCNQKVDDVSDDAFIDRNAIQIARQLQRLKGIDDDEPSDEYMGPERLERRKTIQNLEKRRHQRARTGTLDVAFRKRFMNINAVDAEGTPVLSGLRRFSRSRDTLRALEVRRNTVLANHSRMQTLGARNEYSGVGGGRRRANNIPADRVFANADSGAYSNGGYETAATPEEDGLRLHAYGDRRSIASYDDRQSHM from the exons ATGAAGACGACCGCGGAGGGTCTGTTGTCCGACGACGACAACTCCTTCGAGGAGGACGACGAGACGACCCCGCTCAATGCAAATTACAG CCGCAGAAACAGTCAAGACGCCAAGGGATGGGACGTCTTCGTAGTAACACCCAACGAAGAAAACGACGAGACCATCAGCTCAAAATGGGTGGACATCATCCTCAAAGTTATGAAGGTGGTTTCCTACTTCGTCACCTTCGTCCTGGTACTGGGCAGCTCTGTGCTTTCCAAAGCTAGCCTTCTATTCGCTGCCTCGCACGTGGGCAGACGTAATGTTCCTGTCTGTCGAAACGGCCTCG CTCTCGAACGAGACAAAGACCATGAAGCTGTGCTGTCAGACGTGGAGCACATCGCCTGGGTTTGGGTGCTTTTCGTCTGTCTTGTGGTACCGGAATTATTCGCACTCTTCCGTAGCAGTCGTATCTGCGTCTTCAAGTCATACCGGCGTCCGAATACCGCAACCTTCTTCACG GTCCTGATCGCAGAAACCCTTCACACAGTCGGACTATGCATGCTCGTGTTCATAGTTCTACCAGACCTAGACGTCGTCAAGGGTGCCATGCTGACGAACTGCGTTTGCTTCGTGCCTGGCGTCTTGGGCATGCTCTCCCGGCACCGGGGCGAGGACAAGCGCGCCCTGCGCGTTATCCTAGATATACTCAGTCTGGGTGCTCAGGCCACAGGATTCATCCTCTGGCCCTGGGTTATGGGAGGGCCTCGATCCTGGGCCATACCGATATCCGTCTTCCTCGTTTCTTTCCGCTGGTGGGAAAACTTTGTAGACAAGAGAGCTTCCGCCCGGTTCGTCGCCAGGTTGGCAGAAATGAAAGATGACCTGCGCCGCAGCCGCTACTTCACGTATATTTTCATCTCTTGCTGGAAGATCTTGCTAATCTTCGCTTGTATGCTCGGTTTCATGAGCATAACACTCGATCATGTCCTCACGCTGTTCAGCCAGCTAGGATCTGCCTTGAGTAATCACTTGATCAGCGTTGTACAAATTAGGCGTTTAGGTGTGTTGGGTGACCTCCCGGACCTTCCAACGGCTAGTCCTTTGGACGATGACATCCAGCTGGTTACCAGTCAGTGGACTCCAATCCTGGCCATCGTCATTCAAGTGCTCTCTACTCTGCTCTGTTATGTGTGCGCGAAATTCGCTTGCAAGATCTGCATTCAAGGCTTCAGTTTCGCATTCCCGGTTAGCCTTACGGTTCCAGTCTCCGTGTCGTTACTGATTGCCGCTTGTGGCATCCGCACGGAAGACGTCTGTTTCTTCGAAAGTTACCTACCGAAGTATCTATTCTGGAGATGTCCGAACGGAGAGTTCTTCCAAGATTTGGTATCAACGCAGCACGCTTGGATATGGCTTGTCTGGTTGCTGTCCCAAACGTGGATCGCTGTCCACATCTGGACCCCGAAGTGCGAGCGTCTGGCTACTACCGAAAA GCTGTTCGTTAACCCCATGTACTGTGGCGCGCTAGTTGACCAGTCATTGGCGCTCAACCGTCGACGAGACGACGAAGGGGAACTCAAAAGTGAA GAATTAACGCTTGACACGCACGACGACAATGACATCTCGCAATACTACGAGACCATATCAATTCATACGGAATCTTCGGGCAATCAGAACAGCCGTCCGGTATCCACAGTGAAGACGTCCGACCAAATCATCAGGATCTACGCGTGCGCCACCATGTGGCACGAAACGACAGAAGAAATGATTCAGATGTTCAAGTCTGTTATCAG GATGGATGAAGACCAGTGTGCCAGGAGAAACGCACAGAAATACTTGCGAATCGTGGATCCTGACTACTACGAATTTGAAG TGCACATCTTCTTCGACGACGCCTTTGAACTGAGCGACGACAACGACCAAGAGATGGTAGTCAACCGGTTCGTGAAACAGATGGTTCGTGTTATCGATACGGCAGCCAG TAACGTCCACCAGTGTAACATTCGTCTGAAACCGCCAAAGAAGTTGCCCACGCCATACGGCGGTCGCCTTGTCTGGCAGATGCCCGGAAAGAACAAACTAATCGCTCACCTCAAAGACAAAAGCAAGATCCGTCACCGAAAACGCTGGTCACAAGTCATGTACATGTACTACCTTTTGGGCCACAAGCTCATGGAGCTCCCCATCGATGTGAGTCGCAAAGCAGTCATGGCTGAGAACACCTTCATCCTGGCACTAGATGGTGACATCAACTTCAGGCCACATGCTGTTCAATTACTCGTTGACTTGATGAAGAAGAATCGTGGACTAGGTGCTGCCTGCGGAAGAATCCATCCAGTCGGAACTG GTCCCATGGTATGGTACCAGAAATTTGAGTACGCCATCGGTCACTGGCTGCAGAAGGCCACAGAACACATGATCGGTTGCGTACTCTGTAGTCCCGGATGCTTCTCCCTCTTCAGGGCCAAAGCACTGATGGACGACAACGTCATGCGAAGGTACACCACTCGCTCCGATGAGGCTCTCCACTACGTGCAGTACGATCAAG GGGAGGATCGTTGGCTCTGCACTCTTCTCTTGCAACGGGGTTACCGTGTCGAATACAGCGCTGCTTCTGATGCTTACACACACTGTCCAGAAGGTTTCGGCGAATTCTACACGCAGCGTCGTCGTTGGGCTCCATCCACCATGGCTAACATCATGGATCTGCTGGGCGACTACAAAAGGACTGTCGCAATCAACGATAACATCTCATTCCCGTACATTGTCTACCAAGGCATGCTTATGGTGGGCACGATCCTGGGTCCTGGTACCATCTTCCTCATGTTGGTCGGTGCCATGGTGGCTGCCTTCAAGATATCCAATTGGATTTCGTTCTCCTACAACATTGTACCGATACTTCTTTTTATGCTTATCTGCTTCACTACTAAGAATAACATCCAG ATTATCGTCGCGCAGATCATGAGCGCTACCTACGCTTTACTCATGATGGCGGTGCTCGTGGGAACGGCTATCCAGATATCGGAAGACGGTGTGGGGTCGCCATCGGCTATTTTCCTCATCTCGTTGTCCGGCAGCTTCTTCGTCGCAGCGGTCATGCACCCGCAAGAATTCATGTGCATTATACCCGGGTTACTCTACTTCCTCAGCGTTCCTTCTATGTATCTACTGCTCATACTCTACTCCCTTATAAACCTCAACGTAGTCACTTGGGGCACAAGAGAG ACGGAAACCAAGAAATCAAAGAAAGATATGGAAGCAGAAAGGAAGCTACAAGAGGagctcaaaaagaaaaagaagaaaggcttGCTAGGTCTTCTTGATCTGAGCAAAGAAGGGGACGAGGGCTTTAGTCTACCTGGCCTTTTCACATGCATGTTTTGCTCCAACCAAGCGAACAAGGAAGACAAGTACCACCTGGTGCGAATCAGCGATCAACTGGACACCTTGGGAAAGCGTATTGCGGGAATGGAGCGCATGCTGGAGAACGCTGGGCATGGAGGGAACTCACTGGCTCACCAACCGTTCAGACGTCGTTCCGGTGGACGGTCTTCCAGACAATCGGATGCCGGCGGCGGACTCTCAGTTCTGAACGAGGATGCTGTCGAGGAAAATGATGATGAATATGGCAGCGAGACAGGATCTCTCAGCGAACAACTAG AGCCGAGGCAGGAACGTGATGACCTCATCAATCCCTACTGGATCGAAGACAAGGAACTGAAACGTGGTGAAGTCGAGTACCTTCCAGGAGCCGAAATTCAGTTCTGGAAGGACCTTGTCGAGAAGTACCTGTACCCCATCGACGAGAACAAACAAGAACAGGCGCGCATCGCCTCCAACCTGAAGGAGTTACGCAACCGTGTCGTATTCGCTTTCTTTATGCTAAACGCCCTCTTCATTCTCATCGTATTCCTTCTGCAGCTGAACAAAAAGCAGTTGCACGTCAACTGGCCACTAGGCGTCAAAACGAACATCACTTTCGTCCCAGATACCAGTCAGGTGATCATCGACAAGGAGTACCTTCAGCTGGAGCCAATCGGTCTCATCTTCGTGATATTCTTCGCGGTTATCATGATCATCCAGTTTACGGGCATGCTGTTCCATCGATTCGAGACCCTTTCTCACATTCTGGCTTCGGTAGAACTTTCGTGCTGCAACCAGAAGGTGGACGACGTGAGCGACGACGCCTTCATCGACAGAAACGCTATACAAATCGCGCGACAGTTGCAGAGGCTAAAAGGCatcgacgacgacgaacccagCGACGAATACATGGGCCCTGAACGTCTCGAACGCCGCAAGACGATACAGAACCTCGAGAAACGTAGACACCAACGCGCTCGCACCGGTAccctcgatgtggccttcagAAAACGGTTCATGAACATCAATGCCGTGGACGCCGAGGGTACTCCCGTCTTAAGCGGTCTACGACGTTTCAGCCGTAGCCGCGATACTTTACGAGCGTTGGAAGTGAGGCGGAATACAGTACTGGCAAACCACAGTCGCATGCAGACGCTCGGAGCACGGAACGAGTATTCTGGCGTCGGCGGCGGTCGGCGTCGAGCAAATAACATCCCTGCCGACCGCGTCTTTGCAAATGCGGATAGTGGAGCGTACAGTAATGGTGGATACGAAACAGCAGCCACACCAGAGGAAGATGGACTTCGCCTGCACGCCTACGGTGACCGACGGAGTATTGCGAGTTATGACGACCGACAGAGTCATATGTGA
- the LOC135388905 gene encoding CAP-Gly domain-containing linker protein 2-like: MSLASEGVAGSTHSTESAEENTDGDRRYARKATRFVVKHLEKGVVPLCVAVAELFEKLESLRREVQTLQEALQQGTEVQSQTEQRGTPVKFGGPPSSTETVTTLPLDGCLCSACKNSTPPYFSLGSTWMNVTVILPRMWDNVGVVRYVGHLDCSSPCKLWAGVRLDEPVGWTDGSLQGERYFTCEPNHGIFVPLSRILPVQALTKKLKSSC, encoded by the exons ATGAGCCTAGCTTCCGAAGGAGTCGCAGGTAGCACCCACTCAACCG AGAGCGCGGAAGAGAACACTGATGGTGATAGACGCTATGCCAGGAAGGCCACAAGGTTTGTCGTCAAACACTTGGAGAAAGGTGTCGTACCATTGTGCGTTGCAGTCGCTGAACTGTTCGAGAAGCTCGAGAG CCTGCGCAGGGAGGTGCAAACGCTGCAAGAAGCTCTACAACAGGGAACTGAGGTGCAATCACAGACCGAACAAAGAG GTACGCCCGTCAAATTTGGCGGTCCACCGAGCAGCACGGAGACAGTGACAACACTTCCATTGGATGGATGTCTGTGCTCAGCATGCAAGAACTCCACACCTCCCTACTTTTCGTTAGGATCCACTTGGATGAACGTTACTGTGAttttgccaagaatgtgggacaACGTCGGTGTCGTCCGTTACGTAGGGCATCTGGACTGTAGTTCGCCCTGCAAGCTGTGGGCTGGTGTTCGACTGGACGAACCAG TGGGATGGACAGACGGCAGTCTGCAGGGCGAACGGTATTTTACTTGCGAACCTAATCATGGCATATTTGTTCCCTTGTCTAGGATCTTACCAGTACAG GCACTAACAAAAAAGCTGAAGTCAAGCTGTTAA